Proteins from a single region of Nomascus leucogenys isolate Asia chromosome 2, Asia_NLE_v1, whole genome shotgun sequence:
- the ATMIN gene encoding ATM interactor isoform X2 — MKMHAEKKHKCSKCSNSYGTEWDLKRHAEDCGKTFRCTCGCPYASRTALQSHIYRTGHEIPAEHRDPPSKKRKMENCAQNQKLSNKTIESLNNQPIPRPDTQELEASEIKLEPSFEDSCGSNTDKQTLTTPPRYPQKLLLPKPKVALVKLPVMQFSLMPVFVPTADSSAQPVVLGVDQGSATGAVHLLPLSVGTLILGLDSEACSLKESLPLFKIANPIAGEPISTGVQVNFGKSPSNPLQELGNTCQKNSISSINVQTDLSYASQNFIPSAQWATADSSVSSCSQTDLSFDSQVSLPISVHTQTFLPSSKVTSSIAAQTDAFMDTCFQSGGVSRETQTSGIESPTDDHVRMDQAGMCGDIFESVHSSYNVATGNIISNSLVAETVTHSLLPQNEPKTLNQDIEKSTPIINFSAQNSMLPSQNMTDNQTQTIDLLSDLENILSSNLPAQTLDHRSLLSDTNPGPDTQLPSGPAQNPGIDFDIEEFFSASNIQTQTEESELSTMNTEPVLESLDIETQTDFLLADTSAQSYGCRGNSNFLGLEMFDTQTQTDLNFFLDSSPHLPLGSILKHSSFSMSTDSSDTETQTEGISTAKNIPALESKVQLNSTETQTMSSGFETLGSLFFTSNETQTAMDDFLLADLAWNTMESQFSSVETQTSAEPHTVSNF, encoded by the exons ATGAAAATGCATGCTGAGAAGAAGCACAAATGTAGTAAGTGCAGCAATTCGTACGGTACAGAATGGGACCTGAAAAGACATGCAGAGGACTGTGGCAAGACCTTCCGGTGCACATGCGGCTGTCCCTACGCTAGTAGAACGGCATTGCAGTCTCACATCTACCGAACTGGCCACGAGATCCCTGCAGAACACAG GGACCCACCtagtaagaaaaggaaaatggaaaactgtGCACAAAACCAGAAGTTATCCAACAAGACCATTGAATCATTGAACAACCAACCAATCCCTAGACCAGACACTCAAGAACTAGAAGCTTCAGAAATAAAGCTAGAACCATCTTTTGAAGACTCTTGTGGCTCTAACACTGACAAGCAGACTCTTACAACACCACCGAGATATCCTCAGAAGTTGCTTTTACCAAAGCCCAAAGTGGCTTTGGTTAAACTACCCGTGATGCAGTTTTCTCTCATGCCTGTCTTTGTGCCTACAGCCGACTCCTCAGCCCAGCCTGTGGTGTTAGGTGTCGATCAGGGCTCTGCCACAGGGGCTGTGCACTTACTGCCCTTGTCAGTAGGAACCCTGATCCTCGGCCTAGATTCAGAGGCTTGCTCTCTTAAGGAGAGCTTACCTCTTTTCAAAATTGCTAATCCTATTGCTGGTGAGCCAATAAGTACTGGTGTTCAAGTGAACTTCGGTAAAAGTCCATCTAATCCTTTACAAGAACTAGGGAACACGTGTCAAAAGAACAGCATTTCTTCAATCAACGTGCAGACAGATCTGTCTTATGCCTCACAAAACTTTATACCTTCTGCACAGTGGGCCACTGCTGATTCCTCTGTGTCGTCTTGTTCTCAAACTGATTTGTCGTTTGATTCTCAAGTGTCTCTTCCCATTAGTGTTCACACTCAGACATTTTTGCCCAGCTCTAAGGTAACTTCATCTATAGCTGCTCAGACTGATGCATTTATGGACACCTGTTTCCAGTCAGGTGGGGTCTCCAGAGAAACTCAAACCAGTGGGATAGAAAGTCCAACGGATGACCATGTACGGATGGACCAAGCTGGAATGTGCGGAGACATTTTTGAGAGTGTTCATTCATCATATAATGTTGCTACAGGTAACATTATAAGCAACAGTTTAGTAGCAGAGACAGTAACTCATAGTTTGTTACCTCAGAATGAGCCTAAGACTTTAAATCAAGATATTGAGAAATCTACACCAATTATAAACTTCAGTGCACAGAATAGTATGCTTCCTTCACAGAACATGACAGATAATCAGACCCAAACCATAGATTTATTAAGTGATTTGGAAAACATCTtgtcaagtaatctgcctgctcAGACACTGGATCATCGTAGTCTTTTGTCTGACACAAATCCCGGACCTGACACCCAACTCCCATCTGGCCCAGCCCAGAACCCTGGAATCGATTTTGATATCGAAGAGTTCTTTTCGGCCTCAAATATCCAGACTCAAACTGAAGAGAGTGAACTTAGCACCATGAACACCGAGCCAGTCTTGGAGTCACTGGACATAGAGACTCAAACGGACTTCTTACTCGCAGATACCTCTGCTCAGTCCTATGGGTGTAGAGGAAATTCTAACTTCTTAGGCCTTGAGATGtttgacacacagacacagacagacttAAACTTTTTCTTAGACAGTAGCCCTCATCTGCCTCTGGGAAGTATTCTGAAACACTCCAGCTTTTCCATGAGTACTGATTCATCTGACACAGAGACCCAAACTGAAGGAATCTCCACTGCTAAAAATATACCTGCTCTAGAAAGCAAAGTTCAGTTGAACAGTACAGAAACACAGACCATGAGTTCTGGGTTTGAAACCCTGGGGAGCTTGTTCTTCACCAGCAACGAAACTCAGACAGCAATGGATGACTTTCTTCTGGCTGATCTGGCCTGGAACACGATGGAGTCTCAGTTCAGCTCTGTAGAAACCCAGACTTCTGCGGAACCACACACAGTCTCCAACTTCTAA